A section of the Agrobacterium tumefaciens genome encodes:
- the ftsL gene encoding cell division protein FtsL: MLRTFDVILMGVMVAAAVVTYSIKHKADLKLEEVRKLEAEIKLEKDTIDLLRADWALLTQPNRLHRLVNAYQTELGLSPTLPTQLAQPRELPMLRSQLPQPPEPEGMSVEDVIAAAVNGSKPGATLGGASKPKSPPAGQIAVNGVPVPTPRARVSRPAPAPVPVASATVGDETDDMDDTITGSVNR; this comes from the coding sequence ATGCTGCGCACTTTCGATGTCATCTTGATGGGGGTCATGGTCGCTGCGGCGGTCGTGACCTACTCGATCAAGCACAAGGCCGATCTGAAGCTTGAAGAGGTCCGCAAGCTTGAAGCCGAGATAAAGCTTGAAAAGGATACGATCGATCTCCTGCGGGCAGACTGGGCATTGCTGACGCAGCCGAACCGCCTGCACCGTCTGGTCAATGCCTATCAGACGGAACTCGGTCTTTCGCCGACGCTGCCGACGCAACTGGCGCAGCCGCGCGAGTTGCCCATGCTGCGCTCGCAGTTGCCGCAGCCGCCCGAGCCGGAAGGCATGAGCGTTGAAGACGTCATCGCCGCTGCCGTCAATGGCTCCAAGCCCGGCGCGACGCTGGGCGGCGCTTCCAAACCAAAATCCCCGCCGGCGGGCCAGATTGCCGTGAACGGCGTTCCGGTGCCGACCCCGCGTGCCCGTGTTTCTCGCCCGGCACCCGCACCCGTGCCCGTTGCTTCCGCCACCGTGGGTGATGAAACCGACGACATGGACGACACGATAACAGGATCGGTGAACCGCTGA
- a CDS encoding peptidoglycan D,D-transpeptidase FtsI family protein, producing MSFLSRAMVLKSKAHFSASTTGIHADHAAFEGARKKRAAQAKSRVGLLIFGFVAFYAVVGGRLVQYGMAEQETVSSIAPADRLMASRPDLLDRNGEVLATDIRTVSLFAEPHRIVDIDEAIEKLRTVLPDLDQRTTYQKLSSNSRFQWLRRQLTPKQQSQILALGIPGIGFRPEKRRFYPGGPTAAHVVGHVNIDNRGVAGMERYVDSQGLADLTALGMTSDQPLEPVKLSIDLRVQSIVREVVTSAITKFQAIGAGAVVLDVHTGEVLAMASVPDYDPNNPAEGAKEGWLNRMSNGTFEMGSTFKSFTIAMGLDSGRVRLGDMFDARYPIRIGGFTIKDFHGKGRMLSVPEIFQYSSNIGTAKIADTVGTEGHKEFLTRLGLLTRMQTELPEVALPSQPREWKKINSITISFGHGVSTTPLQTAVAGAALVNGGKLIEPTFLPRTREQADQVAKQVLKPGASKDMRFLFEWNGVNGSGRNARVDGFNVGGKTGTADKVVNGRYVHDKNFNAFLSAFPMDDPQYVVLSFIDEPKTDKGNGAALAGTSAAPMVHDIISRTAAVLGVKPKFGKDGSALLVSY from the coding sequence ATGTCTTTTCTCTCCCGCGCCATGGTTTTGAAGAGCAAGGCTCACTTTTCCGCCAGCACGACCGGCATCCACGCCGATCATGCGGCATTTGAAGGCGCGCGCAAGAAGCGCGCGGCGCAGGCGAAAAGCCGCGTGGGCCTTCTCATTTTTGGTTTCGTCGCCTTTTACGCCGTCGTCGGAGGACGTCTGGTGCAATATGGCATGGCCGAGCAGGAGACGGTGTCGAGCATTGCGCCTGCCGACCGCTTGATGGCGTCGCGCCCTGATCTTCTCGACCGTAACGGCGAGGTGCTGGCCACCGATATCCGCACCGTCTCGCTGTTTGCCGAGCCGCATCGTATCGTTGATATTGACGAGGCCATCGAAAAGCTGCGCACGGTCTTGCCGGACCTCGACCAGCGCACGACCTACCAGAAGCTCTCCTCCAATTCGCGGTTCCAGTGGCTGCGCCGCCAGTTGACGCCGAAGCAGCAGAGCCAGATTCTCGCGCTTGGTATTCCCGGCATCGGGTTCCGCCCGGAAAAGCGCCGCTTTTATCCCGGCGGGCCGACCGCGGCGCATGTTGTCGGTCACGTCAATATCGACAACCGCGGCGTTGCCGGCATGGAGCGTTACGTCGACAGCCAGGGCCTTGCCGATCTGACGGCGCTCGGCATGACGAGCGATCAGCCGCTGGAACCTGTAAAGCTCTCCATCGACCTGCGCGTGCAGTCCATTGTGCGTGAAGTCGTGACTTCGGCCATCACCAAGTTCCAGGCGATCGGCGCCGGTGCCGTGGTTCTGGATGTGCATACCGGCGAAGTTCTCGCTATGGCCTCGGTGCCGGATTACGATCCGAACAACCCGGCCGAAGGCGCGAAGGAAGGCTGGCTCAACCGCATGTCGAACGGCACGTTCGAAATGGGCTCCACCTTCAAATCCTTCACCATTGCCATGGGTCTTGATTCGGGCCGCGTCCGTCTCGGCGATATGTTCGACGCGCGTTACCCGATCCGCATCGGCGGCTTCACCATCAAGGACTTCCACGGCAAGGGCCGCATGCTCTCGGTGCCGGAAATCTTCCAGTATTCGTCAAACATCGGTACGGCGAAGATTGCTGACACCGTTGGCACCGAAGGCCACAAGGAATTCCTCACAAGGCTTGGTCTTCTCACGCGCATGCAGACCGAACTGCCTGAAGTGGCGCTGCCCTCGCAGCCGCGCGAGTGGAAGAAGATCAACTCCATCACCATTTCCTTCGGTCACGGCGTTTCCACCACGCCGCTGCAGACGGCGGTTGCCGGTGCGGCCCTCGTCAATGGCGGCAAACTCATCGAACCGACCTTCCTGCCGCGCACCCGCGAACAGGCGGATCAGGTGGCAAAGCAGGTCCTGAAGCCCGGCGCCAGCAAGGATATGCGCTTCCTCTTCGAGTGGAACGGCGTCAACGGTTCCGGCCGAAATGCGCGCGTCGATGGCTTCAACGTCGGCGGCAAGACCGGCACGGCCGACAAGGTCGTGAACGGTCGCTATGTTCACGACAAGAACTTCAACGCCTTCCTGTCGGCTTTCCCGATGGATGACCCGCAATATGTGGTGCTGTCCTTCATCGATGAGCCGAAGACGGACAAGGGCAATGGCGCGGCACTTGCCGGCACGTCCGCAGCGCCCATGGTGCACGATATCATCAGCCGCACGGCGGCGGTGCTGGGCGTGAAGCCGAAGTTCGGCAAGGATGGCTCGGCCTTGCTCGTGTCTTATTGA
- a CDS encoding UDP-N-acetylmuramoyl-L-alanyl-D-glutamate--2,6-diaminopimelate ligase: MNLRDISGNAFPELKELLLSETGAIEIGGITADSRKAAPGSLFVAVSGTKADGATYVKDAVAKGAVAVVSGHAVDADVPVLVVTDPRLYLSLAASRFYGKQPETMVAVTGTAGKTSVASFVRQIWAFAGHAAAQIGTTGVIAPGREDYGALTTPDPVTLHALLAELASEGVTHAAMEASSHGLDQRRLDGVHLSAAGFTNLGRDHMDYHPTVEDYMAAKMRLFDTLMQKGAPAVIFADDPWSDKAIRAAREAGLDVRTVGRNGQYLALKRVEHFRHKQMIEVHHDGIIHEVDIPLAGDFQVANALVAAGLAMSTGVPAATALKALEKLVGAAGRLELVGQTKNGALAYVDYAHKPDALENVLTSVRPFTSGRIITVFGCGGDRDKGKRPIMGEVATRLSDIVIVTDDNPRSEDAATIRSEVMAAAPGALEIGDRAEAIRHAVSMLSHGDTLIVAGKGHEEGQIVGSVTLPFSDHEQVRAALAGLEGSKI, from the coding sequence ATGAATTTGCGAGATATATCCGGAAACGCGTTTCCGGAATTGAAAGAATTGCTCCTGTCTGAAACAGGGGCGATCGAAATCGGGGGGATCACCGCAGACAGCCGCAAGGCTGCGCCGGGCAGCCTGTTCGTGGCGGTTTCTGGCACCAAGGCCGATGGTGCGACCTATGTGAAGGACGCGGTTGCCAAGGGTGCGGTTGCCGTTGTTTCCGGGCACGCAGTAGACGCCGACGTGCCGGTTCTGGTCGTCACCGACCCACGCCTTTATCTCTCCCTTGCCGCCTCCCGCTTTTATGGGAAACAACCGGAAACCATGGTCGCCGTCACCGGCACCGCTGGAAAGACCTCAGTCGCCTCCTTCGTGCGGCAGATCTGGGCTTTCGCAGGCCATGCTGCGGCGCAGATCGGCACAACCGGCGTCATCGCTCCCGGCCGCGAGGACTACGGCGCGCTGACGACGCCCGATCCGGTCACGCTGCACGCGCTTCTCGCCGAGCTTGCAAGCGAAGGCGTGACCCACGCCGCGATGGAAGCTTCCAGCCACGGTCTCGATCAGCGCCGCCTCGATGGCGTCCACCTTTCTGCCGCCGGCTTCACCAATCTCGGCCGCGATCACATGGATTACCATCCGACCGTCGAGGATTACATGGCCGCGAAGATGCGGCTTTTCGATACACTGATGCAAAAAGGCGCTCCCGCGGTGATCTTCGCCGATGATCCCTGGTCGGACAAGGCGATCCGGGCAGCGCGCGAAGCCGGTCTCGATGTCCGCACTGTCGGACGGAACGGCCAATATCTCGCTTTGAAGCGCGTCGAGCATTTCCGCCACAAGCAGATGATCGAAGTGCATCATGACGGTATCATCCACGAAGTCGATATCCCGCTGGCGGGTGATTTCCAGGTGGCCAATGCGCTTGTCGCCGCCGGTCTTGCCATGTCGACGGGTGTTCCCGCCGCAACGGCACTCAAGGCGCTCGAAAAGCTGGTCGGCGCCGCAGGCCGCCTCGAACTTGTGGGCCAGACGAAAAACGGGGCGCTCGCCTATGTGGACTATGCCCACAAGCCGGATGCGCTGGAGAATGTGCTGACTTCGGTGCGGCCCTTCACCTCCGGCCGCATCATCACCGTCTTTGGCTGTGGCGGCGATCGCGACAAGGGCAAGCGCCCGATCATGGGCGAGGTCGCCACGCGTCTTTCCGACATCGTCATCGTCACGGACGACAACCCGCGCTCCGAGGACGCGGCGACCATCCGCTCGGAAGTCATGGCCGCCGCACCGGGCGCACTGGAAATCGGTGACAGGGCCGAGGCCATCCGTCATGCGGTATCGATGCTCTCGCACGGCGACACGTTGATCGTCGCAGGCAAAGGACATGAAGAGGGGCAGATCGTTGGTTCCGTGACGCTGCCTTTTTCCGATCATGAGCAGGTGCGCGCTGCACTGGCAGGGCTGGAAGGATCGAAAATTTGA
- a CDS encoding UDP-N-acetylmuramoylalanyl-D-glutamyl-2,6-diaminopimelate--D-alanyl-D-alanine ligase, which yields MSWLWTVADMIAITAGRPVGNLPTGITGISIDSRSVKQGEAFFAIKGDRVDGHDYTSFAVANGAGLLVVAEAKLPALGRLTVPMIVVEDVLAALGKLAIAARERTSARIIAVTGSVGKTTTKEMLRQALAPSGRVHAAVASFNNHWGVPLTLARMPADTEFGVFEIGMNHSGEIRPLVKMVRPHVAIITTIAPAHLGNFKNIEEIAAAKAEIFEGVEEGGSVILNRDNAQFEQLEEAAQEQGIEHILTFGQHAKADFRLADFESTATGSTIWAILNGETSELHLNIPGRHIADNAMAVLGAVAITGANLDRAFEVLGSLEAVKGRGQRHHLQINGGSFLLIDESYNANPASMRASIAVLAETPTQGHGRRVAVLGDMLEMGEFSAQLHEELAGPLLAAGIEHVWLAGEAMAALRDALPDSVTVIWFPTTAELIDFALQWVQPGDALMVKSSLGLGFGKIVAALLDKYPAFPETERQV from the coding sequence TTGAGCTGGTTATGGACAGTCGCCGACATGATCGCCATCACGGCAGGACGCCCGGTGGGCAATTTGCCGACGGGAATCACCGGCATTTCCATCGACAGCCGGTCGGTCAAGCAGGGCGAGGCCTTTTTCGCGATCAAGGGTGATCGGGTGGACGGCCATGACTATACCAGCTTTGCCGTTGCCAATGGCGCGGGACTTCTGGTCGTGGCCGAGGCCAAGCTGCCGGCGCTCGGCCGCCTGACCGTGCCGATGATCGTGGTGGAAGACGTGCTTGCCGCACTCGGCAAGCTCGCCATCGCGGCGCGTGAAAGAACCTCGGCGCGCATCATCGCGGTGACGGGCTCGGTCGGCAAGACCACGACCAAGGAAATGCTGCGGCAGGCGCTCGCCCCTTCGGGCCGGGTGCATGCGGCAGTGGCGTCCTTCAATAACCATTGGGGCGTGCCGCTGACGCTCGCGCGCATGCCTGCCGATACCGAATTCGGCGTCTTCGAAATCGGCATGAATCATTCCGGCGAAATCCGGCCGCTGGTGAAGATGGTCCGTCCGCATGTGGCGATCATCACGACCATCGCACCTGCCCATCTCGGCAATTTCAAGAACATCGAAGAGATAGCCGCCGCCAAGGCGGAGATTTTCGAGGGCGTGGAGGAGGGCGGTTCCGTCATCCTGAATCGTGACAACGCGCAGTTCGAGCAGCTTGAGGAGGCGGCGCAGGAGCAGGGTATCGAGCATATCCTGACCTTCGGTCAGCACGCCAAGGCCGATTTCCGCTTGGCCGATTTCGAGAGCACAGCGACCGGCTCGACGATCTGGGCGATCCTCAATGGCGAGACCAGCGAACTGCATCTCAACATTCCGGGCCGGCACATTGCAGACAATGCGATGGCGGTGCTTGGTGCCGTGGCGATCACGGGCGCCAATCTTGATCGCGCCTTCGAGGTGCTTGGATCGCTTGAGGCGGTGAAGGGGCGTGGCCAGCGTCACCATCTTCAGATCAACGGTGGCTCCTTCCTGCTGATCGATGAAAGCTATAACGCCAATCCTGCCTCCATGCGGGCGTCGATCGCCGTGCTGGCGGAAACGCCGACGCAGGGTCACGGCCGTCGCGTTGCCGTCCTCGGCGACATGCTGGAGATGGGTGAATTTTCGGCGCAACTGCATGAAGAATTGGCCGGACCATTGCTCGCGGCGGGTATCGAACATGTGTGGCTCGCAGGCGAGGCGATGGCCGCCTTGCGCGACGCGCTGCCTGACAGCGTCACCGTCATCTGGTTCCCGACGACGGCGGAACTTATCGATTTCGCCCTGCAATGGGTGCAACCGGGAGACGCGCTGATGGTAAAATCGTCACTCGGGCTTGGTTTCGGCAAGATTGTCGCCGCCCTGCTTGACAAGTATCCGGCATTCCCCGAGACGGAACGCCAAGTCTGA
- the mraY gene encoding phospho-N-acetylmuramoyl-pentapeptide-transferase, whose product MLIWLVELSDKIQIFNLFRYITFRAGAAMFTSALIVFLFGPAIINSLRVRQGKGQPIRADGPQTHFKKAGTPTMGGLMILAGILGGSLLWGDLSNVYVVAVLMVTLGFGAIGFYDDYLKVTKQSDKGFSGKARLGIEFLIAAIAVFFMMKVALASAPHGGTLGSSIAFPFFKEFVINLGYFFVLFGAFVIVGAGNAVNLTDGLDGLAIVPVMIAAATFGVISYLAGNAVFANYLQINFVPGTGELAVIVGAVIGAGLGFLWFNAPPAAIFMGDTGSLALGGLIGSIAVATKHEIVMVIVGGLFVMETLSVIIQVFWFKRTGRRVFLMAPIHHHFEKKGWTESQVVIRFWIISVGLALLGLATLKLR is encoded by the coding sequence ATGCTGATCTGGCTCGTCGAACTGTCGGATAAAATTCAAATCTTCAACCTGTTCCGGTACATCACCTTCCGGGCCGGTGCGGCGATGTTTACCTCGGCCCTGATCGTCTTCCTGTTTGGACCGGCCATCATCAACTCGCTGCGCGTTCGCCAGGGAAAAGGCCAGCCGATCCGCGCCGATGGACCGCAGACGCATTTCAAGAAAGCCGGCACTCCGACCATGGGCGGCTTGATGATCCTTGCCGGTATCCTCGGCGGCTCGCTTCTGTGGGGCGACCTGTCGAATGTCTATGTCGTCGCCGTTCTGATGGTGACGCTCGGTTTCGGCGCCATCGGCTTCTACGACGATTATCTCAAGGTCACGAAACAGAGCGACAAGGGTTTTTCCGGCAAGGCGCGTCTGGGCATCGAATTCCTGATCGCGGCGATTGCCGTGTTCTTCATGATGAAGGTGGCGCTCGCCTCCGCTCCGCATGGCGGTACGCTCGGCAGCTCCATCGCCTTTCCCTTCTTCAAGGAATTCGTGATCAATCTCGGTTATTTCTTCGTGCTCTTCGGTGCTTTCGTCATCGTCGGCGCGGGCAATGCCGTGAACCTGACGGATGGTCTCGATGGTCTGGCCATCGTCCCCGTGATGATTGCCGCCGCGACGTTCGGCGTGATTTCCTATCTCGCTGGTAATGCGGTTTTCGCCAATTACCTGCAGATCAATTTTGTGCCCGGCACGGGTGAGCTCGCCGTCATCGTCGGCGCCGTCATCGGCGCGGGTCTCGGCTTTTTGTGGTTCAATGCGCCGCCCGCCGCCATCTTCATGGGTGATACGGGGTCGCTGGCGCTTGGCGGCCTGATCGGCTCCATCGCCGTCGCCACCAAGCATGAGATCGTCATGGTCATCGTCGGTGGTCTCTTTGTCATGGAAACCCTGTCGGTCATCATCCAGGTGTTCTGGTTCAAGCGCACCGGCAGGCGCGTCTTCCTGATGGCGCCGATCCATCACCATTTCGAGAAAAAGGGCTGGACGGAAAGCCAGGTGGTCATCCGTTTCTGGATCATCTCCGTTGGCCTCGCGCTGCTTGGCCTCGCTACCCTGAAGCTGAGGTAA
- the murD gene encoding UDP-N-acetylmuramoyl-L-alanine--D-glutamate ligase, protein MIPVTSFKGKKVALFGLGGSGLVTARALAAGGADVVAFDDNPDSVAKAQAEGITTADLRTIDWPSFASFVLAPGVPLTHPKPHWSVDLAKAAGVEIIGDIELFVRERRAHAPDCPFIAITGTNGKSTTTALIAHILKSAGRDTQLGGNIGTAVLSLDPPKAGRFYVVECSSYQIDLAPTINPTAGILLNLTPDHLDRHGTMQHYADVKERLVAGSGTAIVGVDDSHSTLIADRIERAGVKVERISKRNVVSEGLYAEGSRIFRAHGGTSSLLTDLEGIQTLRGSHNAQNAAAAIAACLAVGVSEDEVRAGLKSFPGLKHRMQPVGRRGNVTFVNDSKATNADAAAPALSSFDRIYWIAGGLPKAGGITSLSPLFPRIAKAYLIGEAAAEFAATLGEAVPYEISGTLDKAVQHAAADAEKDATAGNIVMLSPACASFDQYKNFEVRGDSFVAEVAALDGMTMLVHSGKGD, encoded by the coding sequence ATGATCCCGGTCACGTCGTTCAAAGGCAAGAAGGTCGCTCTGTTCGGGCTCGGTGGTTCGGGTCTTGTAACCGCCCGTGCACTGGCGGCTGGCGGGGCGGATGTCGTGGCTTTCGACGATAATCCCGACAGCGTCGCCAAAGCGCAGGCCGAGGGCATCACGACGGCGGACCTACGCACCATTGACTGGCCTTCATTCGCATCCTTCGTGCTGGCGCCTGGCGTGCCGCTCACTCACCCGAAGCCGCACTGGTCAGTCGATCTGGCGAAAGCCGCTGGCGTTGAGATCATCGGTGATATCGAGCTCTTCGTCCGTGAGCGACGGGCGCATGCGCCCGATTGCCCCTTCATCGCCATTACCGGCACAAACGGCAAGTCGACGACGACGGCATTGATCGCGCATATCCTGAAATCGGCTGGTCGCGACACGCAGCTCGGCGGCAATATAGGTACGGCCGTGCTGAGCCTCGATCCGCCGAAGGCGGGACGTTTCTACGTGGTGGAATGCTCTTCCTATCAGATCGATCTCGCCCCGACGATCAATCCGACCGCCGGTATCCTGCTCAATCTGACGCCCGACCATCTCGACCGTCACGGCACGATGCAGCATTATGCCGACGTCAAGGAACGGCTGGTGGCTGGCAGCGGCACGGCGATTGTCGGCGTGGATGACAGTCATTCGACGCTGATTGCCGATCGCATCGAGCGCGCAGGTGTGAAGGTCGAACGCATTTCCAAGCGTAATGTCGTTTCCGAAGGACTTTATGCGGAAGGCAGCCGTATTTTCCGGGCGCATGGCGGCACGTCTTCGCTGCTGACCGATCTCGAGGGTATCCAGACCCTGCGCGGCAGCCACAATGCACAGAATGCCGCGGCAGCGATTGCCGCCTGCCTTGCAGTCGGCGTCTCGGAAGATGAGGTTCGTGCCGGTCTCAAGTCCTTCCCGGGCCTCAAGCACCGGATGCAGCCGGTGGGTCGACGCGGCAATGTAACCTTCGTCAATGACAGCAAAGCGACCAATGCCGATGCTGCTGCACCCGCACTTTCGAGTTTCGACCGCATTTACTGGATCGCCGGCGGTCTGCCGAAGGCCGGTGGCATCACCAGCCTTTCGCCGCTCTTTCCGCGCATCGCAAAAGCTTATCTGATCGGCGAGGCGGCTGCGGAATTTGCCGCGACACTCGGCGAGGCGGTGCCTTACGAAATATCCGGTACGCTTGATAAAGCCGTGCAGCACGCGGCGGCAGATGCTGAAAAGGACGCGACGGCCGGCAATATCGTGATGCTGTCCCCGGCTTGCGCAAGCTTCGATCAATATAAGAACTTTGAAGTCAGAGGTGATTCGTTCGTCGCAGAGGTTGCGGCGCTCGATGGCATGACGATGCTCGTTCACTCTGGAAAAGGGGACTGA